The following proteins are encoded in a genomic region of Periophthalmus magnuspinnatus isolate fPerMag1 chromosome 23, fPerMag1.2.pri, whole genome shotgun sequence:
- the eps8a gene encoding epidermal growth factor receptor kinase substrate 8a isoform X10: MNGYDTPTSNVFGSYSTQLNGHGSSSEPPKSKAKSSAKAIYEQRKHYTKNSINSLTDTSQYHVEHLTTFVLDRKDGMITVDDGIRRLRLLDAKGKVWTQEMLLQVEDKAVSLIDLETKNELENFPIGTIQHCQAVINACSYDSILAVVCKESGQIKPDLHLFQCDDIKANLIHADIESAISDAKGGKVKKRPETLKMILKSDGIIPPPPAAPAPEPPATDTQVDVKSRVAAWSAWTSEQQDHEKQRVYELDGSLEMTAARVDREVQILNHLLDDIEFFVTKLQKAAEAFNELSKRKKSKKGKRRSPGEGVLTLRSKPPSEEEFVDCLQKFKHAFNQLGTLKDQIQNPSAVDLVHFLFMPLKMVIQASGSVELARSVIVPFLTKEAIDFLHAAGTAEERHMWVALGDGWTKCRLEWPKDHYFPPCVLKFRDGWEPPAVPLVPPSHEQELAHLAESLANAEIQRNEELNLRLAQEHSVLQRFPPGDGGYEADGRGQNKMIAKSKYDFVARNNTELSVLKDEVLEVLDDRKQWWKVRNGCGACGYVPNNILEMTKAVDITGRGEPVYSHTIQKQTARPEHSKPVVTPMPPTPTSPTSPTSPVSSPPSAPVSLPTPPLPPPTNETTKPSSCSSTVSRHNSTTSSEGNVAMREHSQAQPAIPANRRKSNMEEVQDELMHRLTLGRSAQKKFQVPCRGNQQTVSITYESSPEDVRSWLETKGFSPVTISSLGVLTGAQLFSLNKEELKTVCPDDGARVYSQVMVQKAALERNSGFELQEIMRRRQEKLAASTCDSGVESFDEGSTH; encoded by the exons ATGAACGGCTATGACACCCCGACCTCCAATGTCTTTGGTTCATACAGCACCCAACTCAA TGGCCATGGCTCATCTTCAGAGCCTCCAAAATCTAAAGCCAAGTCCAGTGCCAAAGCTATTTACG AACAAAGAAAACACTACACAAAAAACAGCATCAACAGCCTGACGGACACTTCACAGTATCATGTAGAG CACCTGACCACATTTGTTCTGGACCGTAAAGATGGGATGATCACAGTGGATGATGGGATTCGACGCCTGCGCCTGCTCGACGCCAAGGGCAAAGTGTGGACACAAGAGATGCTTCTGCAGGTGGAGGACAAGGCCGTGAGCCTCATAGACCTGGAGACCAAG AATGAGTTGGAAAACTTTCCCATTGGGACGATACAGCACTGTCAGGCTGTGATCAACGCCTGCAGTTATGACTCCATCTTGGCGGTGGTTTGTAAAGAGTCAGGGCAGATCAAACCTGACCTGCACCTTTTCCAGTGTGATGACATCAAG GCAAACCTGATCCATGCAGATATTGAGAGTGCCATCAGTGATGCCAAAGGTGGAAAAGTAAAGAAGAGGCCAGAGACACTTAA AATGATCCTAAAAAGTGATGGGATTATCCCTCCGCCCCCTGCTGCCCCTGCCCCTGAGCCTCCTGCTACTGACACTCAGGTGGATGTGAAGAGTCGCGTGGCAGCCTGGTCTGCGTGGACCAGTGAGCAACAAGACC ATGAGAAGCAGAGAGTGTATGAGCTGGATGGTTCATTGGAGATGACCGCTGCCCGTGTCGACAGAGAAGTG CAAATATTGAACCACCTTTTGGATGACATTGAGTTCTTTGtaacaaaactgcaaaaagcAGCAGAGGCTTTCAATGAGCTCTCCAAGAGGAAAAAGTCtaaaaaaggcaaaaggagaAGTCCAGGAG AGGGTGTGCTCACTCTGCGCTCCAAGCCTCCCAGTGAAGAAgagtttgttgattgtttgcagaAATTCAAACATGCCTTCAACCAGCTG GGAACATTGAAAGACCAGATCCAAAACCCGAGTGCTGTGGATCtagttcacttcctgttcatgCCCCTAAAGATG GTGATTCAAGCCTCAGGCAGTGTAGAACTGGCCCGTAGTGTCATTGTTCCTTTCCTCACAAAAGAAGCCATCGACTTCCTCCATGCAGCAGGCACAGCAGAGGAGAGGCACATGTGGGTGGCACTGGGGGATGGCTGGACCAAGTGCAG GTTGGAGTGGCCCAAAGATCACTATTTCCCTCCTTGTGTTCTGAAGTTTCGTGACGGTTGGGAACCTCCAGCCGTTCCATTAGTCCCCCCCTCACATGAACAGGAGCTGGCACATTTGGCTGAGAGCCTGgctaatgctgaaatccagagGAATGAGGAGCTGAACCTTCGATTGGCCCAAGAG CACTCAGTGCTGCAGAGGTTTCCTCCTGGAGATGG GGGGTATGAGGCTGATGgcagaggtcaaaataagatgatcgccaaatcaaaatatgactttgtTGCGAGGAATAACACAGAACTATCAGTTTTGAAGGATGAAGTTTTAGAG GTTCTTGATGACAgaaagcagtggtggaaagtgcGTAATGGTTGCGGTGCATGTGGTTATGTGCCAAATAACATCCTAGAGATGACCAAAGCAGTGGACATAACAGGTAGAGGAGAGCCCGTCTACAGCCACACTATCCAG AAGCAGACCGCCAGACCAGAGCACTCTAAACCAGTGGTAACTCCAATGCCCCCGACACCTACGTCCCCCACGTCCCCCACATCCCCTgtgtcctctcccccttccGCGCCGGTCAGCCTGCCCACTCCGCCTCTGCCCCCTCCCACCAATGAGACCACCAAAcccagcagctgcagcagcacTGTGAGTCGCCACAACAGCACCACGTCCAGTGAGGGAAATGTCGCCATGAGGGAGCACAGCCAGGCACAACCAGCCATACCTGCAAACA GGAGGAAATCGAAcatggaggaggtgcaggatGAGCTTATGCACAGACTGACTTTGGGACGAAGCGCTCAGAAGAAGTTTCAGGTGCCCTGCCGAGGCAACCAGCAGACTGTGAGCATCACGTACGAGTCCTCTCCAGAAGATGTGAGGAGCTGGTTGGAGACTAAAGGCTTCAGCCCTGT GACCATCTCAAGCCTGGGGGTCCTGACTGGTGCCCAGCTCTTTTCTCTGAACAAAGAGGAGCTGAAAACAGTTTGTCCTGACGATGGAGCTCGAGTCTACAGCCAAGTGATGGTGCAGAAGGCAGCGCTGGAG AGGAACTCTGGCTTTGAGCTGCAGGAGATCATGAGGAGGCGACAGGAGAAGCTAGCAGCCTCCACCTGTGATTCAGGGGTGGAGTCTTTTGATGAAGGCAGCACTCACTGA
- the eps8a gene encoding epidermal growth factor receptor kinase substrate 8a isoform X6, producing MNGYDTPTSNVFGSYSTQLNGHGSSSEPPKSKAKSSAKAIYGREEMYFFRSSAKNKKQSQKQRKHYTKNSINSLTDTSQYHVEHLTTFVLDRKDGMITVDDGIRRLRLLDAKGKVWTQEMLLQVEDKAVSLIDLETKNELENFPIGTIQHCQAVINACSYDSILAVVCKESGQIKPDLHLFQCDDIKANLIHADIESAISDAKGGKVKKRPETLKMILKSDGIIPPPPAAPAPEPPATDTQVDVKSRVAAWSAWTSEQQDHEKQRVYELDGSLEMTAARVDREVQILNHLLDDIEFFVTKLQKAAEAFNELSKRKKSKKGKRRSPGEGVLTLRSKPPSEEEFVDCLQKFKHAFNQLGTLKDQIQNPSAVDLVHFLFMPLKMVIQASGSVELARSVIVPFLTKEAIDFLHAAGTAEERHMWVALGDGWTKCRLEWPKDHYFPPCVLKFRDGWEPPAVPLVPPSHEQELAHLAESLANAEIQRNEELNLRLAQEHSVLQRFPPGDGYVNTTYKRMQALDPNMAVATLKQAVTRCVDRGYEADGRGQNKMIAKSKYDFVARNNTELSVLKDEVLEVLDDRKQWWKVRNGCGACGYVPNNILEMTKAVDITGRGEPVYSHTIQLMMPKKEFELFKQLLGELNEKQTARPEHSKPVVTPMPPTPTSPTSPTSPVSSPPSAPVSLPTPPLPPPTNETTKPSSCSSTVSRHNSTTSSEGNVAMREHSQAQPAIPANRRKSNMEEVQDELMHRLTLGRSAQKKFQVPCRGNQQTVSITYESSPEDVRSWLETKGFSPVTISSLGVLTGAQLFSLNKEELKTVCPDDGARVYSQVMVQKAALEVFF from the exons ATGAACGGCTATGACACCCCGACCTCCAATGTCTTTGGTTCATACAGCACCCAACTCAA TGGCCATGGCTCATCTTCAGAGCCTCCAAAATCTAAAGCCAAGTCCAGTGCCAAAGCTATTTACG GAAGAGAAGAAATGTATTTCTTTCGCTCGTCtgccaaaaacaaaaagcaaagtCAAA AACAAAGAAAACACTACACAAAAAACAGCATCAACAGCCTGACGGACACTTCACAGTATCATGTAGAG CACCTGACCACATTTGTTCTGGACCGTAAAGATGGGATGATCACAGTGGATGATGGGATTCGACGCCTGCGCCTGCTCGACGCCAAGGGCAAAGTGTGGACACAAGAGATGCTTCTGCAGGTGGAGGACAAGGCCGTGAGCCTCATAGACCTGGAGACCAAG AATGAGTTGGAAAACTTTCCCATTGGGACGATACAGCACTGTCAGGCTGTGATCAACGCCTGCAGTTATGACTCCATCTTGGCGGTGGTTTGTAAAGAGTCAGGGCAGATCAAACCTGACCTGCACCTTTTCCAGTGTGATGACATCAAG GCAAACCTGATCCATGCAGATATTGAGAGTGCCATCAGTGATGCCAAAGGTGGAAAAGTAAAGAAGAGGCCAGAGACACTTAA AATGATCCTAAAAAGTGATGGGATTATCCCTCCGCCCCCTGCTGCCCCTGCCCCTGAGCCTCCTGCTACTGACACTCAGGTGGATGTGAAGAGTCGCGTGGCAGCCTGGTCTGCGTGGACCAGTGAGCAACAAGACC ATGAGAAGCAGAGAGTGTATGAGCTGGATGGTTCATTGGAGATGACCGCTGCCCGTGTCGACAGAGAAGTG CAAATATTGAACCACCTTTTGGATGACATTGAGTTCTTTGtaacaaaactgcaaaaagcAGCAGAGGCTTTCAATGAGCTCTCCAAGAGGAAAAAGTCtaaaaaaggcaaaaggagaAGTCCAGGAG AGGGTGTGCTCACTCTGCGCTCCAAGCCTCCCAGTGAAGAAgagtttgttgattgtttgcagaAATTCAAACATGCCTTCAACCAGCTG GGAACATTGAAAGACCAGATCCAAAACCCGAGTGCTGTGGATCtagttcacttcctgttcatgCCCCTAAAGATG GTGATTCAAGCCTCAGGCAGTGTAGAACTGGCCCGTAGTGTCATTGTTCCTTTCCTCACAAAAGAAGCCATCGACTTCCTCCATGCAGCAGGCACAGCAGAGGAGAGGCACATGTGGGTGGCACTGGGGGATGGCTGGACCAAGTGCAG GTTGGAGTGGCCCAAAGATCACTATTTCCCTCCTTGTGTTCTGAAGTTTCGTGACGGTTGGGAACCTCCAGCCGTTCCATTAGTCCCCCCCTCACATGAACAGGAGCTGGCACATTTGGCTGAGAGCCTGgctaatgctgaaatccagagGAATGAGGAGCTGAACCTTCGATTGGCCCAAGAG CACTCAGTGCTGCAGAGGTTTCCTCCTGGAGATGGGTACGTCAATACCACCTACAAACGCATGCAGGCTTTGGACCCCAACATGGCTGTGGCCACTCTTAAGCAAGCTGTCACCCGCTGTGTCGACCG GGGGTATGAGGCTGATGgcagaggtcaaaataagatgatcgccaaatcaaaatatgactttgtTGCGAGGAATAACACAGAACTATCAGTTTTGAAGGATGAAGTTTTAGAG GTTCTTGATGACAgaaagcagtggtggaaagtgcGTAATGGTTGCGGTGCATGTGGTTATGTGCCAAATAACATCCTAGAGATGACCAAAGCAGTGGACATAACAGGTAGAGGAGAGCCCGTCTACAGCCACACTATCCAG CTTATGATGCCAAAAAAGGAGTTTGAGTTGTTCAAG CAATTATTGGGCGAATTGAATGAG AAGCAGACCGCCAGACCAGAGCACTCTAAACCAGTGGTAACTCCAATGCCCCCGACACCTACGTCCCCCACGTCCCCCACATCCCCTgtgtcctctcccccttccGCGCCGGTCAGCCTGCCCACTCCGCCTCTGCCCCCTCCCACCAATGAGACCACCAAAcccagcagctgcagcagcacTGTGAGTCGCCACAACAGCACCACGTCCAGTGAGGGAAATGTCGCCATGAGGGAGCACAGCCAGGCACAACCAGCCATACCTGCAAACA GGAGGAAATCGAAcatggaggaggtgcaggatGAGCTTATGCACAGACTGACTTTGGGACGAAGCGCTCAGAAGAAGTTTCAGGTGCCCTGCCGAGGCAACCAGCAGACTGTGAGCATCACGTACGAGTCCTCTCCAGAAGATGTGAGGAGCTGGTTGGAGACTAAAGGCTTCAGCCCTGT GACCATCTCAAGCCTGGGGGTCCTGACTGGTGCCCAGCTCTTTTCTCTGAACAAAGAGGAGCTGAAAACAGTTTGTCCTGACGATGGAGCTCGAGTCTACAGCCAAGTGATGGTGCAGAAGGCAGCGCTGGAG GTTTTCTTCTGA
- the eps8a gene encoding epidermal growth factor receptor kinase substrate 8a isoform X11, translating into MITVDDGIRRLRLLDAKGKVWTQEMLLQVEDKAVSLIDLETKNELENFPIGTIQHCQAVINACSYDSILAVVCKESGQIKPDLHLFQCDDIKANLIHADIESAISDAKGGKVKKRPETLKMILKSDGIIPPPPAAPAPEPPATDTQVDVKSRVAAWSAWTSEQQDHEKQRVYELDGSLEMTAARVDREVQILNHLLDDIEFFVTKLQKAAEAFNELSKRKKSKKGKRRSPGEGVLTLRSKPPSEEEFVDCLQKFKHAFNQLGTLKDQIQNPSAVDLVHFLFMPLKMVIQASGSVELARSVIVPFLTKEAIDFLHAAGTAEERHMWVALGDGWTKCRLEWPKDHYFPPCVLKFRDGWEPPAVPLVPPSHEQELAHLAESLANAEIQRNEELNLRLAQEHSVLQRFPPGDGYVNTTYKRMQALDPNMAVATLKQAVTRCVDRGYEADGRGQNKMIAKSKYDFVARNNTELSVLKDEVLEVLDDRKQWWKVRNGCGACGYVPNNILEMTKAVDITGRGEPVYSHTIQLMMPKKEFELFKQLLGELNEKQTARPEHSKPVVTPMPPTPTSPTSPTSPVSSPPSAPVSLPTPPLPPPTNETTKPSSCSSTVSRHNSTTSSEGNVAMREHSQAQPAIPANRRKSNMEEVQDELMHRLTLGRSAQKKFQVPCRGNQQTVSITYESSPEDVRSWLETKGFSPVTISSLGVLTGAQLFSLNKEELKTVCPDDGARVYSQVMVQKAALERNSGFELQEIMRRRQEKLAASTCDSGVESFDEGSTH; encoded by the exons ATGATCACAGTGGATGATGGGATTCGACGCCTGCGCCTGCTCGACGCCAAGGGCAAAGTGTGGACACAAGAGATGCTTCTGCAGGTGGAGGACAAGGCCGTGAGCCTCATAGACCTGGAGACCAAG AATGAGTTGGAAAACTTTCCCATTGGGACGATACAGCACTGTCAGGCTGTGATCAACGCCTGCAGTTATGACTCCATCTTGGCGGTGGTTTGTAAAGAGTCAGGGCAGATCAAACCTGACCTGCACCTTTTCCAGTGTGATGACATCAAG GCAAACCTGATCCATGCAGATATTGAGAGTGCCATCAGTGATGCCAAAGGTGGAAAAGTAAAGAAGAGGCCAGAGACACTTAA AATGATCCTAAAAAGTGATGGGATTATCCCTCCGCCCCCTGCTGCCCCTGCCCCTGAGCCTCCTGCTACTGACACTCAGGTGGATGTGAAGAGTCGCGTGGCAGCCTGGTCTGCGTGGACCAGTGAGCAACAAGACC ATGAGAAGCAGAGAGTGTATGAGCTGGATGGTTCATTGGAGATGACCGCTGCCCGTGTCGACAGAGAAGTG CAAATATTGAACCACCTTTTGGATGACATTGAGTTCTTTGtaacaaaactgcaaaaagcAGCAGAGGCTTTCAATGAGCTCTCCAAGAGGAAAAAGTCtaaaaaaggcaaaaggagaAGTCCAGGAG AGGGTGTGCTCACTCTGCGCTCCAAGCCTCCCAGTGAAGAAgagtttgttgattgtttgcagaAATTCAAACATGCCTTCAACCAGCTG GGAACATTGAAAGACCAGATCCAAAACCCGAGTGCTGTGGATCtagttcacttcctgttcatgCCCCTAAAGATG GTGATTCAAGCCTCAGGCAGTGTAGAACTGGCCCGTAGTGTCATTGTTCCTTTCCTCACAAAAGAAGCCATCGACTTCCTCCATGCAGCAGGCACAGCAGAGGAGAGGCACATGTGGGTGGCACTGGGGGATGGCTGGACCAAGTGCAG GTTGGAGTGGCCCAAAGATCACTATTTCCCTCCTTGTGTTCTGAAGTTTCGTGACGGTTGGGAACCTCCAGCCGTTCCATTAGTCCCCCCCTCACATGAACAGGAGCTGGCACATTTGGCTGAGAGCCTGgctaatgctgaaatccagagGAATGAGGAGCTGAACCTTCGATTGGCCCAAGAG CACTCAGTGCTGCAGAGGTTTCCTCCTGGAGATGGGTACGTCAATACCACCTACAAACGCATGCAGGCTTTGGACCCCAACATGGCTGTGGCCACTCTTAAGCAAGCTGTCACCCGCTGTGTCGACCG GGGGTATGAGGCTGATGgcagaggtcaaaataagatgatcgccaaatcaaaatatgactttgtTGCGAGGAATAACACAGAACTATCAGTTTTGAAGGATGAAGTTTTAGAG GTTCTTGATGACAgaaagcagtggtggaaagtgcGTAATGGTTGCGGTGCATGTGGTTATGTGCCAAATAACATCCTAGAGATGACCAAAGCAGTGGACATAACAGGTAGAGGAGAGCCCGTCTACAGCCACACTATCCAG CTTATGATGCCAAAAAAGGAGTTTGAGTTGTTCAAG CAATTATTGGGCGAATTGAATGAG AAGCAGACCGCCAGACCAGAGCACTCTAAACCAGTGGTAACTCCAATGCCCCCGACACCTACGTCCCCCACGTCCCCCACATCCCCTgtgtcctctcccccttccGCGCCGGTCAGCCTGCCCACTCCGCCTCTGCCCCCTCCCACCAATGAGACCACCAAAcccagcagctgcagcagcacTGTGAGTCGCCACAACAGCACCACGTCCAGTGAGGGAAATGTCGCCATGAGGGAGCACAGCCAGGCACAACCAGCCATACCTGCAAACA GGAGGAAATCGAAcatggaggaggtgcaggatGAGCTTATGCACAGACTGACTTTGGGACGAAGCGCTCAGAAGAAGTTTCAGGTGCCCTGCCGAGGCAACCAGCAGACTGTGAGCATCACGTACGAGTCCTCTCCAGAAGATGTGAGGAGCTGGTTGGAGACTAAAGGCTTCAGCCCTGT GACCATCTCAAGCCTGGGGGTCCTGACTGGTGCCCAGCTCTTTTCTCTGAACAAAGAGGAGCTGAAAACAGTTTGTCCTGACGATGGAGCTCGAGTCTACAGCCAAGTGATGGTGCAGAAGGCAGCGCTGGAG AGGAACTCTGGCTTTGAGCTGCAGGAGATCATGAGGAGGCGACAGGAGAAGCTAGCAGCCTCCACCTGTGATTCAGGGGTGGAGTCTTTTGATGAAGGCAGCACTCACTGA